The Nitrospinota bacterium genome segment AGAATTTATTTGCCCCCCGTTCGCATTGCGGATGGCGTCAAGCCGGAAGCCCCGAACGGGGTATTTTTTTCTTTTCCGTAGATACATGAAGAAAAAAGCCGCTTTCTTTTTTGATGGCCAAAATCTTTTCCATTGCGCCAAGGAAGCTTTCGGCTATGAATTCCCCAATTACGATCCATTAAAGCTTGCTGAAAAGATATGTGAATTGAAAGATTGGAGCTTGGGGGGAGTTCGGTTTTATACTGGTGTCCCTGAGGAGAAAGATCACTATTTCATGCACTATTTCTGGTCTCAAAAAATCCGCCGCATGAAAAGGCAGGGACTGATCACTTTCACAAGACCCATAAGGCATGGCAAAGAAAAGGGCATTGATATCCGGATAGCGCTGGATATGGTGCGCATGGCAAGGCACGATAACTTTGATGTGGTGGTTGTTTTCAGCCAGGATCAAGATTTGTCAGAAGCTGTTGACGAGGTAAAGGATATCGCCCGTTTAAACGGCAAGCCTATACATATCGCTTCAGTGTATCCATTAAGCGGCGGATCGAAAAACCGGCGAGGCATCAACCATACCGAATGGATACCGGTTGACAAAACCATTTATGACGCATGTATAGATCACAACGAGTACAGACCTTCGCCAAAGCCTAAATAACAGGTATATTCACCCAAAAAACGGCCCCTCCATTACGGAGAGGCCGCCTTCTAAATGCTTCCCCGTGGCCGCCGGCCACGGATTCCAAAATCAGCGCCGCGCTATTTCAGCGGGTTTGCGTACAGGAGTAGCAGCACCACCACGAGGGTGTAGATCACCAGCGACTCGATGAGCGCAAGGCCGATGAGCATGTTGGTGAATATGCGGCCATAGAAGCCGGGATTGCGGGCCATGGCGTTCACGGCGCCGGAGACGGCGGAACCCATGCCGATACCGCCGCCGGCGGCGGCAAGGCCCAGGCCCACCACGCAGCCCAAAGCGATGTAGCTGTAGAACCCTTCATAGCGCCCTTCGGAACCGGCGGAAGCGGCGGCCGCGGCCGGCTCATGCTGGGCGAACGCCATCGGGGCAATGAACATCACGGCCATAAAAGCCAGCAGTGCGGCGGCTTTGAACGACTTTTTCACCTTTCTATCTCCTCAAATAAGTAACGCGCGATTGATCTTGATTGAAAACCCTTAAAGCTAGTGCGCCTCTTCGAGCGCCCCGGCTATATAAACCATCGAAAGCAGGATGAACACCAGCGTTTGCAGCACGCTTGTGAACACCGCGAAAGCTATCATCGGCATCGGCAGGAACACCGGGATAAGGAACCCGAGCACCAGGATCACCAGGTCCTCCCCGCGGATGTTGCCGAAAAGCCGCACCGCCAGCGTCAAAGGCCGGGCAAGATGCGAGATCACCTCTATGGGGAACATCAGCGGCATCATCCACCACACCGGCCCCAGGAAATGCTTTATGTAGCCGATTCCGTGGCGCGACACGCCCACGGACTGGTATATCACGAACACCGTGAGCGCCAGGGCTATGTTCGTGTTCACGTTGGCCGTCGGCGAGGTGCATCCGGGCAGAAGCCCGATGAAATTCGAGCAAAGGATGAAGAAAGCAAGCGCCCCTATCAGCGGGAAGAACTTGCGCCCGTCGTGGCCCAGTATGGAGTCCACAAACGACGCCAGCTCGGAGACGATCACTTCCATCACGTTCTGGAAGCCGGACGGCACCATCCGGAACGCCCCGCGCAAAAGAAGGGCCATGATTATAAAGCCGATCATCACCACCCATGTGTAGGTGACGTGGGCCTGGTGCTCCAGCCCCGGAATCGTAATATAGTTAATAGGCTCCTTCATGACTCTCCTTGAATGAAACCTGGTCCATTGAAAAATACGCGGCGAAAATCGCCACAGGCCCTATCGAAAGGCCCAATATGAGCGCCGGGAAGCTTATCCAGCCCGCGTCCGTAAAATACCACAGCGCCGCCGCAACCACCCCGAACCTTCCATAGAAAGAAAGGGCGGCCATCACCTTGGCGGAGTATGCCCCTGCGCTGTTCTTCAATATCAGCCCGCAGAACCTTTCCAGGTACACAAGGTTCATGATGGCCACGGCCCCGCCGAAGGCCAGCGAGAACGTCAACTTGAACCCAAGGAAAAGGCCGCACACCGCCACGGACGCGGCGTATATCGCCCCCGCGAAAAGTTTCAGCCGCCGGGTGGATGC includes the following:
- a CDS encoding NYN domain-containing protein, giving the protein MKKKAAFFFDGQNLFHCAKEAFGYEFPNYDPLKLAEKICELKDWSLGGVRFYTGVPEEKDHYFMHYFWSQKIRRMKRQGLITFTRPIRHGKEKGIDIRIALDMVRMARHDNFDVVVVFSQDQDLSEAVDEVKDIARLNGKPIHIASVYPLSGGSKNRRGINHTEWIPVDKTIYDACIDHNEYRPSPKPK
- the atpE gene encoding ATP synthase F0 subunit C, yielding MAVMFIAPMAFAQHEPAAAAASAGSEGRYEGFYSYIALGCVVGLGLAAAGGGIGMGSAVSGAVNAMARNPGFYGRIFTNMLIGLALIESLVIYTLVVVLLLLYANPLK
- the atpB gene encoding F0F1 ATP synthase subunit A; translation: MKEPINYITIPGLEHQAHVTYTWVVMIGFIIMALLLRGAFRMVPSGFQNVMEVIVSELASFVDSILGHDGRKFFPLIGALAFFILCSNFIGLLPGCTSPTANVNTNIALALTVFVIYQSVGVSRHGIGYIKHFLGPVWWMMPLMFPIEVISHLARPLTLAVRLFGNIRGEDLVILVLGFLIPVFLPMPMIAFAVFTSVLQTLVFILLSMVYIAGALEEAH